In Rhinolophus sinicus isolate RSC01 linkage group LG18, ASM3656204v1, whole genome shotgun sequence, the sequence CTGGATTTTCTCCTGAGGTTAAAGATTTGAATGTACCTTTTCCTAATCAGTTAGAGACAGATCCATCTCTAGACATGAAAGAACAATCGACTAGGTCCTCCAGACGTAGCAGTTCTGAGTTATCCCCAGATGCTGTGGAAAAAACAGGAATGTCTTCAAATCAGAGTGTTTCTTCACCAGTACATGATACTATACCCAGAACACCCTCAAGGGAAAGTAGTTCTGCATCTTCTCCTGAACTGAAAGATGGTTTACCCAGAACCCCTTCAAGGAGAAGCAGGTCTGGGTCTTCCCCAGGACTTAGAGATGGGTCTGGGACGCCCTCAAGGCACAGCTTATCTGGGTCATCTCCTGGAATGAAAGATATACCCAGAACACCATCAAGGGGGAGAAGTGAGTGTGATTCTTCTCCAGAACCAAAAGCTTTGCCACAGACTCCAAGGCCAAGGAGTCGTTCTCCATCATCCCCAGAGCTCAACAAGTGTCTTACTCCCCAAAGAGAAAGAAGTGGCTCAGAATCATCAGTTGAACAGAAGACTGTGGCTAGGACTCCTCTTGGGCAGAGAAGTCGGTCTGGATCTTCTCAAGAACTTGATGGGAAACCCAGTGCATCCCCTCAGGAAGGGAGTGAATCAGACTCTTCTCCAGATTCTAAAGCTAAGACACGAATGCCACTTAGACAAAGGAGTCATTCTGGGTCATCTCCAGAGGTCGACAGCAAATCCCGACCTTCCCCTCGGCGTAGTAGGTCTGGCTCATCTCCTGAAGTCAAAGATAAGCCAAGAGCAGCACCCAGGGCACAGAGTGGTTCTGATTCCTCTCCTGAACCCAAGGCTCCTGTCCCTCGGGCCCTTCCCAGACGAAGCAGGTCAGGTTCATCAAGCAAAGGTAGAGGCCCTTCTCCTGAAGGAAGCAGCAGTTCTGAGTCCTCTCCAGAACACCCACCCAAATCCAGAATGGCTAGAAGAAGCTCCAGGTCATCACCGGAGCCCAAGACCAAGTCTCGCACCCCACCTCGCCGTCGCAGCTCTCGATCATCTCCTGAACTGACTAGGAAGGCCAGACTCTCCCGTAGAAGTCGCTCTGCATCATCTTCACCAGAGACCCGCTCTAGAACTCCCCCAAGACGCCGAAGAAGTCCCTCAGTGTCTTCCCCAGAGCCAGCAGAAAAGTCAAGATCCTCACGCCGGCGGCGTTCAGCTTCATCCCCACGCACTAAGACAACTTCAAGGAGAGGCCGTTCTCCTTCACCAAAGCCTCGTGGACTCCAGAGGTCCCGTTCTCGCTCAAGGAGGGAGAAAACCAGAACAACCCGACGTCGGGATAGGTCTGGATCTTCCCAGTCGACTTCTAGGAGAAGACAGCGGAGCCGGTCACGGTCTCGGGTTACTCGTAGGCGGAGGGGAGGCTCGGGTTACCACTCAAGGTCTCCTGCCCGGCAGGAGAGTTCCCGGACCTCCTCTCGACGTCGAAGAGGCCGCTCTCGGACACCACCAACCAGTCGGAAGCGTTCCCGCTCACGCACATCACCAGCTCCATGGAAACGCTCCAGGTCCAGAACACCCCTGGTCAGCCGACGTAGGTCCAGGTCTCGAACTTCACCAGTCAGTCGGAGACGATCAAGGTCTAGGACATCAGTGACTAGACGAAGATCTCGCTCGAGAGCATCCCCAGTGAGTCGAAGGCGATCCAGGTCCAGAACACCACCAGTGACCCGTCGTCGTTCAAGGTCCAGAACACCAGCTCGCCGCCGCTCCCGTTCTAGAACTCCACCAGTGACTCGCAGAAGGTCCAGATCTAGGACTCCACCAGTAACGAGGCGGCGATCTCGAAGCAGAACCTCGCCTATCAATCGCAGAAGATCGAGATCCAGAACATCCCCAGTCACCCGTAGGCGATCTCGGTCTCGCACATCTCCAGTAACTCGAAGGAGGTCCCGCTCTAGAACCTCTCCAGTGACACGCCGCCGGTCTAGGTCCCGAACACCTCTAGTTATTCGGCGCCGCTCTAGGTCTCGAACCCCACTGTTGCCACGCAAACGTTCTCGAAGTCGCTCACCACTTGCTATCCGCCGCAGGTCTAGATCCCGTACTCCACGGACCACCCGGGGCAAACGGTCCTTAACAAGATCGCCTCCAGCCATCCGCAGGCGCTCTGTATCTGGAAGTAGTTCTGATCATTCACGTTCTGCTAGTCCTCCGGCAACAAGGAATCATTCTGGTTCTCGGACACCTCCAGTGGCACTCAATAGCTCCAGAATGAGCTGCTTCAGTCGCCCTAGCATGTCACCAACTCCTCTCGACCGCTGTAGATCACCTGGAATGCTTGAACCCCTCGGCAGCTCTAGAACACCCATGTCTGTCCTGCAGCAAGCTGGTGGCTCCATGATGGATGGTCCAGGTCCCCGAATTCCTGATCACCCTAGAACATCTGTGCCAGAAAATCATGCTCAGTCTAGAATTGCACTTGCCCTGACAGCCATCAGTCTTGGCACCGCTCGGCCTCCTCCATCCATGTCTGCTGCTGGCCTTGCTGCAAGAATGTCCCAAGTTCCAGCTCCAGTGCCTCTTATGAGTCTCCGAACGGCCCCAGCTGCCAGCCTTGCCAGCAGAATTCCTGCAGCCTCTGCAGCAGCCATGAATCTGGCCAGTGCCAGGACACCTGCCATACCAACAGCAGTGAACCTGGCAGACTCGAGAACACCAGCTGCAGCAGCAATGAACTTGGCCAGCCCCAGAACAGCGGTGACACCTTCTGCTGTGAATCTTGCTGACCCTCGCACCCCTACAGCCCCAGCTGTGAACCTCGCAGGAGCCAGAACCCCAGCGGCTTTGGCAGCTTTGAGTCTCACAGGCTCTGGCACCCCCCCGAACGCTGCAAACTATCCCTCCAGCTCCAGAACACCCCAGGCTCCAACCCCTGCAAACCTGGTGGGTCCTAGATCTGCACATGCCACAGCTGCTGTGAATATTGCCAGCTCAAGAACCCCTCCAGTCTTGGCTCCTGCAAGCCTCACCAGTGCTAGAATGGCTCCAGCCTTGTCTGGTGCAAACCTCACCAGCCCTAGGGTGCCCCTCTCTGCCTATGAGCGTGTTAGTGGCAGAACCTCACCACCACTCCTTGACCGAGCCAGGTCTAGAACCCCGCCAGGAGGCCCAGGCTCCAGAACCCCACCAGCTGCCCCGAGCCAGTCGAGAATGACCTCTGAGCGggctccctctcctgcctctaGAATGGTCCAGGCTCCCTCACAGTCTGTTCTCCCTCCAACTCAGGATCGGCCTAGGTCCCCTCTGCCATCTGCTTTTTCTGACCAATCACGATCTTTGCTTGCCCAGACCACCACCCCTGTAGCAGGGTCTCAGGCCCTTTCCTCTGGGACGGTGGCAAAGGCCACATCCTCTGCTGGTGACCACAATGGCATGCtgtctggccctggccctggggtgTCACACCCTGAGGGTGGGGAACCACCTTCCTCTACGGGGGCCCAGCAGCCTTCTGCGTTGGCCACGCTGCAGTTGGCAAAGGAGCGGCGGAGCTCCTCCTCATCGTCATCCTCTAGCTCCTCCTCTTCGTCGTCGTCATCGTCATCGTCGTCGTCGTCCTCCTCTGGCTCCAGTTCTAGTGACTCGGAGGGCTCTAGCCTTCCCATTCAACCTGAGGTAGCAGTGAAGAGGTGAGAGGCTTGACTTTTAGAATTTTTCCACAGGGAAGGTTTGGGGGCTGGATGGGGGGTGGGGCCGGGAAAGCCTGTCCGGAGGTTCTTGGCTCATTGAGGAGGTATGGGGACCTTGACCGTGAAGCTGGGGGTAGAAGAgaatgctggggtgggggtgacggGGGCGGAGGGAGGACTGGGACAGAAAAGTCTCCAAAGGTTACTTCTCTAGAGGATAATGATAAGTTTTCCGTCTCTACAGAGGACAGAACTAGAGGAAATGGACTTAATTTTACAGCAGGAGGGATGGCAGTTAGACCTCAAGAGGAACTCCCTGGGCTGGAAGGATCTTCAGAGGTCATCCcatccctctccctgcctccaggcaGGACGGCCCCTTCCCCAGCCAGCCTGCAAACAGGGGCCTCCCCAAGCTGGCTCTCCAAGGAAGGAGACCACCCAGCTTCGCTTCCACACCTGAGCCCAGGGGCCATATTCCTCCATCAGGGACATTTCTTGAGGTTTAACCTTGATCCCTGGTGCTGCGGGCCCCAACCTGTTGCTTGTGTTAGCAGAGGTTGGGTCAGCTCGGGGCCACTGCTCTCCAGAGAATTCGCTTCACTGGCTCTTGGGCTCTCCGCTGGGAGAGCTCCCAGGGCCTTGCTCAGgaacccctcccccactgcccttCCTCCAGGCCAAGGAAGGTAGGGTTGGGGCTGGGGCAGCTTGTCTCCTTGTGacactcccctcctcccacagggTCCCCAGCCCGGCCCCAGCCCCAAAGGAGGCTGTTCGAGAGGGACGTCCTCAGGAACCAACTCCAGCCAAGCGGAAGAGGCGCTCtagcagctccagctccagctcctcctcctcttcttcttcctcctcctcctcctcctcttcctcttcttcatcttcctcctcttcctcctcctcttcctcctcttcctcttctacttcctcctccccctcccctgctaaGCCTGACCCTCAGGCCTTGCCCAAACCTGCAAGCCCCAAGAAGCCGAGCCCTGGCGAGCGGAGGTGAGTGCTGCCTTGCTTGAGATGGAACGGGTGGGGTGTGACCCTGGGGGGTGAGATGCCTGCTGGGTGTCTCACACGGACTTGTGGTGTCTGGCTCTCCCCACCTACACTGTTGTGCCCTGTTTTGACAAAAGGGCTGCACCATCCAAGTGGGTGCCCCAGCCCAACTTGGGGAGTCCTAGGTTCCTTCCTCTCCCGGCCTGACATGCAGCCTGGTCCCAGGTTCTAGGGAGTCTAGCTTTAAAGTCTCCCTATTGCTACTGCCAGTGCTCTGGTCTGGCCACCGTCGTCATCTCCCGACTCTGTCCACAGCCTcttccctgtctccctgcctccacgCCATTCTCTTCCACACGTAGCCAGAAGGATCTTTCTAAAACGCACATCTGGTTACTTCCCTCCACTCCACAAATCCTTCCGGGACGCCCTGTGGCCTGCAGGATAAAGCCCCATCTCTGCGGGAATGGCGTGTGAGGCTCTTCACCAACTGGCCTTGCCTGCCCTGTGTTCTCCTCTCCTGCCCGCCCCCACACAtgccctctgctccagccatacCCAGCGCCTTGCAGTCTAAGGAGAACCCCATGCCTTTggacatgctgttccttctgcctggaattccCTTGTCCGTCTGGTGAACTCCTCGTTCTGCAAGACTCCGCTCAAACAGCACCTTCAAGAAGACTACcctgccccttcccttcccttcgtCTCCCTCCCCTGGGTCCCCAGACCCATCTACTTTGGTCCCTGCGGGGCTGATTCCCACACACGGGGCTGAGCAATCCTCCCTTGGCCTTCATCACCAGACTGAGCCCCTCCAAGGGCAGGGACTGTCTTTTATCTTTGTGTCCCCCGCTGCCCCCATGCCCAACCCACTGGGGCACTCGGTGGATGGTGTGCGGGCGGATGGGTGAGTGAGCAGACAAAGGTGGGTCTGAGGCTGGCCCCGTGTGGTGAGGTTTGGTGGTCAAGACCTGGGGAGGGTGGTCCTGAGTGCTGGCAGGTGGATTTGGAAATGTGTGGCACTATGGAGACCTACTCTGCTCCCTAGGTCCCGCAGCCCCCGGAAACCAATAGACTCCCTCCGAGACTCCCGCTCCCTCAGCTACTCGCCTGTTGAGCGCCGCCGCCCCTCGCCCCAGCCCGCACCACGGGACCAGCAGAGGTAGGGCCACGGGTGTGTTCTTGCCTCCTGCCCGTAGCCAGCCTGGTCTGGCTACCATCATCTGCAAAAAGTTTTGAGATTCAGCAGTGTGATGGgttggtgtgtatatatatggtttaACATGTATCCTGTGTTGCAGCAGCAGTGAGCGGGGTTCCCGGAGAGGCCAGCGTGGGGACAGCCACTCCCCGGGCCACAAGCGCAGGAGAGAGACACCTAGCCCCTGCCCTGCGCGGCACCGCTCGTCCAGGTGCGTCCTGCGTCCTCCAGGACTGGGCCCCTCCTGAGAGCTCGGGTGGGCTGGGACCTTTGCATTGATGCCAGTCTTCTCTTGCAGGTCTCCATGAATGTTTAGTGGGGAATCACACCGTACCCCAAGTTCTGGAGCCACATGGAGTGATCCCTTTGTCCCCAACAAGGCTGCAGGAGGGGTGCCTGTCTGCCCCCCCCCAACCCTGGCAGCCTCTTGGGGGGAGGGCTCCCTTATTTCCCTCCCCcgtttttttctttgttcctgtGAAATGTTAATCTCTGTGAGTTTTTCCTGGTTCAcgttttttgggggggtttggggtgggtgggaatgAGAATGGGAGTTGCTAGTGGAGAGGAGACAGTTCAGGACTCCCCAGTTTTGAGTCAGAAAAGGCCTGGGAGGCACTATCCCCGCCCTTTACCCAAGTTCTGGGGGAATGATGGTTTGGGACTTGGGAACTTGTGTGAGGTGTTCCTGGAAAGAAGGGTCAAGAGTAAAAAATCGTTGGCCTTTACTGTCCCCCAGTAAGAttgtgctcccctccccccaactatTCTTCACCTTTCTTAAAggcattttggttttttaaaatctgtacagTAAGAGCAActttttctgtcaaataaaaatgagaaatgcagGAATTGGGTCTATATAGACTGTTTATTAGGGGTAGAGAGGGGAGCTGCCCTTCTACTGACTGCAGCCACCGGAGCGGTGGGCCCCCCTTAGAGCCCGCTCTAGAGCCCACACTGGCTCTGGCGGACACTGGCTCCTGGCCTTTGAGCAGGACAAGAGGTCCCTGCCTGGCAGCCAGTGGGGCAGTGGGGCACTGAAGGAACCTCTGTCTGCAGGGTGAGCAGGCTAGCCTGGAGCTCGAGTTCCCTTCAGTCCTCTCCCCATGGCCTGTGACGGGCAGGCTGGCATGGGAGTAAACTGCTGGGCCCGGACAGCCTGTGTGATCCAGCAGGCCAGCCTGGCAAGCAAGAGGCTGAGGAGCCTTGCGGGGAGTGGGCCCCATCCTGCTGAGGGTGGTGATGCCTGGATCAGGACAGGGTGCACAGAAAGAGGCAGCAACCAGGCGGACACCCAAATCTCTTTTATTGGAGGGGGATGGGGCACTGGAGGGTGGGCCCCAAGCCCTCTCACTGCACGGCTTGTTCATTGGCGCTGCTTCCTGAGTCCTGCGGCTTCATCACGTCAGGCAGCTCCGGTGGGCTGGAGAAGGGCTCGATGCGCAGGGCCTCAAATGCGTCATCTGGAGAGGAGACGGGGAGAGCTGGAGGGGATGGATGGCTGCCTCTAGGCTTCTAGGAGCCTCCAAgcaaacccccacccccacaaagaGTGTCCTCCACAGCCGATACCCCCCTACATCCAACTGCCTAGACCTGAGACCTGGAATGTCACCCACCTATAGACAAACCTGATCCTGTCCCACTGCCCTGGCCTGCCATCCTGGGGCCCTTTTCCTCACCCCATCTTGTTCCCTTCACATCCCTTCTCTACCAACCAGTGATCTGAAAAATCAAACCAGACTATTTTATCCCTGCTTAAGCCTTCCAATATACTCTGAATAAAATACCAACTCCTTGCCATAATGTCTCTCCAATCACTGACTCTTGTGCTCTCCATGTTTCTGTATCAAGCTTATCTGCCGCTGGGCCTGTGACTGTTGGTCTCTAGCCTGCTACTCTGACGTTCAGGGTTCAACACATCACCTCATAGAAGCCTTCCCCAGCCACCCATGTAAACGATCACTGCATCCAAAGGCCCTGTGTGTTGCCTTAACCACTAGCCAAAATGGCCATTGCTTTTGGCCAGCTGCTTGATCCACACTAGAACAGTGGCTCCAGGAAAGCCTTCCCTGTCTTGCTCCTGCTGTCACCTCAGCACAGGGAATGAAACCCACTTCATTTAGtgtttctcttgtgttttcttctacctgGGAGACGTTACCTGGCTCAGGGTTCTCGACTAGGCCCGCCAGGGAAAGGTGGCCCTATATGGTGACAAAAGTTTGGGTTGTCATAACTTGGGGTGCAAATAGCATCTGCTAGATATATGGCCATCTCTGGTAGTGGTCAGAGATGATGCTAAGAGGCCTGCAACGCACAAGACAACCGCACGTTactatccagccccaaatgtcaagtGCTGAAACTAAGACACCTTACCAGCTGAATAATTCATGTTCCAAGCCACAGATGATGAGCGACTGTTCTTGCCTTCGTCACCTTTCCCAGTCTTTGGAAGTCTGGATAATGCCTTTTAACACTTGATATGAATACTGTCATCTTCCTAACTGAAGCCAATTTTGGGGTGAGGACACAGACCTGTGTCTTGTCCTTCCACAAGCTGCACAAAGAAACAATTACCCCCAGAAGTGCGTTTTTGCCCATGGTGGAAGCTAAGAGCAGCCAGTCAGGCCACAGCACACCGTGACCCCTGCCATCTGCAAAGTAGGCCTATCAACCTACTCCAAGAGTTGCTGCAAACCTATAGGGGTGCCTTTGTTCAAGTGAGAAAGGGACACTTCCTCCAGGAGAATGGTGCCAGGCCTGGCTTAGGAAGCAGAAAAGATGAGCTTTTAGCCCTCACCTGTGCCATTCAGAAGGGCATGCCTGTACCAGCTCTGCACCTGCCTCAGCATCACTGAGGGTCAGTGGGAACCCACTGAAAGGCCCTAAGACTTCTGTTTGCTGAGCACTCAAAGGCTGGGGCCTGGGGGGTGTGGGGGCTCAAGCTGCCTGGCTGTGAGGCTGGTCCTAAGATCACACTCCTTCATGAAGACAGGAACCCCAGGCCGGAGGGCTGGGTTGTGAAGTAGCTGCTTGAAGATGGGTGCTAAGGTCTAGCACACTTATCCTTATGAAACTGAAAAGTGGCTAAGGCTGTACGCTCCCTCCTTAGCTAGAAAAACAATTCCTTGTAACTTTACCCAAGATTACCCAGCTATCCACATAGCCCCTGGGTCCACAGCTGTGAAAACACTTAgcagctgtttaaaaataaaatttaaatctctctTCTTGGGGGAAGGAGGTACACTGGAGGGAAGTACACTCCCAATCCTTGTGTTTCTAAATTTTGGGCAGGGTGGCGCATGGCTGATGAGGACACAGGCTCTGGGGCAGGCAGGGCCAAGACCTGACAGTTCCAGCAAGTGACCTTAAACTTCCCAGAAGCGGTTGACTCATCcttaaaatgggcataatacaAGTCTGGCCTCACAGAGACACTGGGAGATTAAGTGATGCACTGCAAAGACAGCATCTGGTGCGGTGTGTGGGAAGGTCCCAGCTGCCTGCATCTGAACCAGGGCTCCCCACGTGACTTCtggctagggtttccaggcgggaattcccacccgttctcaggaattttttttgctttcccgttcccgaatcctgagaaaagttggttgggaaatcgggaaaattggctcctcgaacccagtaatacccacaatggaaaataaacacactattcacaatgtatctcttagacatttttcctatttatcgctagggtttccagAGGGGAATTCTCACCCATTCTCGGGAATTTCTTTCGCTTTTctgttcccaaatcctgagaaacgttggttgggaaatcgggaaaattggctccttgaacccaggtggttggtagtatcggccgtcactttgtggaaacgattcatcatggagaacagaaaacagtttatatctcgggaacgggaaagtgaaaaattcctgagaacgggcgggaattcccgtcTGGAAACCCTGCTTCTGGCAAGTCTCAGTGTCCACATGTCCAAAATGGGGATGGCAGGGCTTACCTCCCAGAGCTATCGAGAGGATCCAATGTTACGTTAGAACCAGGTACTCAGTAATCAGTAAGTCCTCTGTGAGGTCCAAGATGGTGGTGGCAAAGGAGGAGGCTGAGCTCGCCACCTCCCATCATCAAACTCAAATACATATGTCTACAGGGAGCAATTACTCCGGTGAGACAACTGAGGGCTGAAGGAACAGCCTCTGaacaacaaatgagaaaaagaccGAACAGAGAAGGCTGGGAAGCCTCGAGGGGAAGCCACGGGAGCTGTCCGCAAGCTGTGAGCTCTCCTGGCCAGAGGACCTGGTGAGCACCACTGTTTACATCCCCCTAGGTAGGGTGGGGAGCTCTATTTGGGTGCTTCGGTCTACCTGCCAGATCACCACTCGGTGTTCCTGGCTATACTGCCCAGTCTTTTGCCTCCCAACAAGAACAAGCAAGAACAGGGCATCACCACAAAGAAAGACCTGGCCCCCTGcatgttatataattataaagggatcgatccaagaagaggatataataattgtaaatatCTACGCACCCAACACAgtagcaccaaaatatataaagtaattattaatggACACGAACATGAAGGGAGAAATccacaaaaatataataatactagGGATTTTAATGCTTCACTCACATCGATGGATAGATCATCTAGGCAGAAAACTAGTAAGTAAATGGTTTTATATGTCACATTAGACCAGATCAAATTAACAGACATTCTCAGAGCATTTCATCTAAAAACTAcagaatacttatttttttccaagtgcaTATCTTCCAGGACAGATCATATATTAGCccataaaacaagcctcaataaattaaaaaataatgaaatcataaCAAGCACCGGTTTCAACAACAATGGCaggaaactagaaatcaactacaggaagaaaactggaaaaaacaaatatgtagaGACTAAAGAACGCgctactaaacaaccaatggattAAAGAGAAACtcaaacaagaaatcaaaaactattttgaaacaaatgataatgaaaatgcaacttttcaaaattgatgggatgcagcaaaagcagtcctaagaggaacgTTCATAActatacaggcctacctcaagaaacaagaaaactcccaaataaacaatctaactccACAggtaaaggaactagaaaaaagaacaaacaaaacccaaagtaaagagaagaaaggaaatagtttagatcagagcagaaataaaatagaaatgtaaaaaaaacaatacGAAAGAGGTTTGTACCTTCccaaccaacaccacagaaacagaatcaataaagGGTACTACGCGTCGCAGCCCCTTGCCTTCGGCGGCGAGGGGCCGGGCCTGCGGGGGCGGAGCGGGAGGGTTGGGGGCCCGGGCGGCGACGTGGATTGGTGTTTGGCCAGGTGGCCAGCGGGGATCCCCCATCAGGGCGGGCAGCGCCAAGATGCCGCCTCCCGCGGGCGGACCACGAACGTGGACCGGGCCCCATTGAGGCAGGGGCTGTGGGACGCACCCCGCGCCTCTATCCTTCCTCCAGGTACCTAGCGCATCCCAGCGCGTGCAGGTTTAAAGACCCCGGGGGTTGCCCGTCCTCCGGTCTGCCCGTGGGGAGTCAGGTGACCTGGCCCTTCTCCCCACAGACCCCGTCACCCCCGCCCCTTACTCCCACCCCCCTCAGGTGCGGGGGTCGTGGTCATACCACGCGCCCCCCCCATGTCCACGCTTCCCCCCCATGTCCGTCGTGGGGCCTGGCGGGCATGCGCACAGCCACTCCGAGTCTTTAGGGAAGGTCAGAATCCCCCCAGACGCCTgtggggtggggaaaaaaaaaaaacactacaggaggcatccggatggctcagttggttgagcctgagctctcaacaaggttgccagttcaattcccacatggatggtgggctgcgccccccctacaactaagattgaaattaGGAACTggaattggagctgagctgcgccctccacaactagactgaaggacaatgactgatgataggtcctggaaacacattgttccccaatattccccaattaaaaaaaaaatactacaaacaatatatgctaacaaattcaatctagaagaaatgaataaatttctagaaatatataaccAAGACTGAaccagaaagaaacacaaaatctaaa encodes:
- the SRRM2 gene encoding serine/arginine repetitive matrix protein 2 isoform X6; translation: MYNGIGLPTPRGSGTNGYVQRNLSLVRGRRGERPDYKGEEELRRLEAALVKRPNPDILDHERKRRVELRCLELEEMMEEQGYEEQQIQEKVATFRLMLLEKDVNPGGKEETPGQRPAVTETHQLAELNEKKNERLRAAFGISDSYVDGSSFDPQRRAREAKQPAPEPPKPYSLVRESSSSRSPTPKQKKKKKKKDRGRRSESSSPRRERKKSSKKKKHRSESESKKRKHRSPTPKSKRKSKDKKRKRSRSTTPAPKSRRAHRSTSADSASSSDTSCSRSRSAAAKTHTTALTGQSPSPASGRRGDGDAPSREPSTTNTGHPSSPEPSTKQPSSPCEDKDKDKKEKSAVRPSPSPEKSTGPEPPAPTPLLAEQHGSSPQPLATTPLSQEPVNPPSEASPTRGRLPPKSPEKPPQSSSSESCPPSPQPTKVSRHASSSPESPKPTPAPGSRREISSSPASKSRSHGRAKRDKSRSHTPRRVGRSRSPTTKRGRSRSRTPTKRGHSRSRSPQWRRSRSVQRWGRSRSPQRRGRSRSPQRPGWSRSRNTQRRGRSRSARRGRSHSRSPATRGRSRSRTPARRGRSRSRTPTRRRSRSRTPNRRRSRSRTPVRRGRSRSRTPARRRSRTRSPIRRRSRSRSLARRGGRSLSRTPARRGRSRSRTPARRSGRSRSRTPARRGRSRSRTPARRGRSRSRSLARRGRSRSRSLARRGRSHSRTPQRRGRSGSSSERKNKSRASQRRSRSNSSPEMKKSRVSRRSRSLSSPRSKAKSRLSLRRSLSGSSPCPKQKSRTPLRRSRSGSSQPKAKSKTPPRQSHSSSSPQPKVKSGTPPRQGSVTSPQANEHSAAPQKESCSEMSPDPEVKSKTPLRHSCSGSSPPTVKSSTPPRRSRSGSSSPQPKVKAITSPVQSHSGSSSPSPNRVTSKIPPRQSRSESPCSNVESRLLQRQSHSRSSSPDTKVKPGTPPRQCYSGSTSPCPKVQSQTPSGHNLSGSKSPCSQEKSKDSPAQSCSGFFSLCPRVKSSTPPGESYFGTSSLQQEGQSQISPDPRCDTSSPETRQTRYESPSLQSKSQTPPKGGQSRSSSPITELAPRSPTTQDRSKLSISPRLKSGLSPEQNRSHSDSSPYPAMDCKSLLGQSRLESFPESKEKTDSLFQEDVTVSCRLRDKLSPPSVQDRPESSPVLKTTPGTPTKEICVGSSPDTKDQSSALAKPSQDEELMEGVEKSEESSNQVLSHVSPELKEMAGSNFESSLEIQEKPAVSLTLGQSQSQASLEAEVPAMASTWSGPHFSPERKELLNSPPREKSYESPLEFRNSGPFAEVNTGFSPEVKDLNVPFPNQLETDPSLDMKEQSTRSSRRSSSELSPDAVEKTGMSSNQSVSSPVHDTIPRTPSRESSSASSPELKDGLPRTPSRRSRSGSSPGLRDGSGTPSRHSLSGSSPGMKDIPRTPSRGRSECDSSPEPKALPQTPRPRSRSPSSPELNKCLTPQRERSGSESSVEQKTVARTPLGQRSRSGSSQELDGKPSASPQEGSESDSSPDSKAKTRMPLRQRSHSGSSPEVDSKSRPSPRRSRSGSSPEVKDKPRAAPRAQSGSDSSPEPKAPVPRALPRRSRSGSSSKGRGPSPEGSSSSESSPEHPPKSRMARRSSRSSPEPKTKSRTPPRRRSSRSSPELTRKARLSRRSRSASSSPETRSRTPPRRRRSPSVSSPEPAEKSRSSRRRRSASSPRTKTTSRRGRSPSPKPRGLQRSRSRSRREKTRTTRRRDRSGSSQSTSRRRQRSRSRSRVTRRRRGGSGYHSRSPARQESSRTSSRRRRGRSRTPPTSRKRSRSRTSPAPWKRSRSRTPLVSRRRSRSRTSPVSRRRSRSRTSVTRRRSRSRASPVSRRRSRSRTPPVTRRRSRSRTPARRRSRSRTPPVTRRRSRSRTPPVTRRRSRSRTSPINRRRSRSRTSPVTRRRSRSRTSPVTRRRSRSRTSPVTRRRSRSRTPLVIRRRSRSRTPLLPRKRSRSRSPLAIRRRSRSRTPRTTRGKRSLTRSPPAIRRRSVSGSSSDHSRSASPPATRNHSGSRTPPVALNSSRMSCFSRPSMSPTPLDRCRSPGMLEPLGSSRTPMSVLQQAGGSMMDGPGPRIPDHPRTSVPENHAQSRIALALTAISLGTARPPPSMSAAGLAARMSQVPAPVPLMSLRTAPAASLASRIPAASAAAMNLASARTPAIPTAVNLADSRTPAAAAMNLASPRTAVTPSAVNLADPRTPTAPAVNLAGARTPAALAALSLTGSGTPPNAANYPSSSRTPQAPTPANLVGPRSAHATAAVNIASSRTPPVLAPASLTSARMAPALSGANLTSPRVPLSAYERVSGRTSPPLLDRARSRTPPGGPGSRTPPAAPSQSRMTSERAPSPASRMVQAPSQSVLPPTQDRPRSPLPSAFSDQSRSLLAQTTTPVAGSQALSSGTVAKATSSAGDHNGMLSGPGPGVSHPEGGEPPSSTGAQQPSALATLQLAKERRSSSSSSSSSSSSSSSSSSSSSSSSSGSSSSDSEGSSLPIQPEVAVKRVPSPAPAPKEAVREGRPQEPTPAKRKRRSSSSSSSSSSSSSSSSSSSSSSSSSSSSSSSSSSSSSSTSSSPSPAKPDPQALPKPASPKKPSPGERSHTQRLAV